The proteins below are encoded in one region of Hordeum vulgare subsp. vulgare chromosome 3H, MorexV3_pseudomolecules_assembly, whole genome shotgun sequence:
- the LOC123441108 gene encoding uncharacterized protein LOC123441108, whose product MARQLVGLFSAALVAAAAVAAAGAGLPSNFAMITPRGPLLGKRDTAEYCGKRKCMAKCESRCPDQCFVLCPSCKTICMCDYYPGISCGDPRFTGGDGNNFYFHGKKDQDFCVLSDADLHVNAHFIGTHNPATGRNFTWIQAIGIRFADHRLFVGAKKTVKWNNRVDRLEMALDDESIDLPTKLDARWESAAMAGLTITRTAATNGIRVQLKGVFDIMASVVPVTEKDSRIHNYGVTEGDCLAHMDIGFKFHDLTDDVHGVLGQTYRSDYINKLRVSANMPVMGGATSYVSSDIFGADCAVARFGRRTSISMVASSYS is encoded by the exons ATGGCGCGGCAGCTCGTAGGTCTTTTCTCGGCTGCCTTGgtcgctgctgccgccgtcgccgcTGCAGGAGCGGGACTTCCGTCCAACTTCGCCATGATAACCCCACGGGGACCGTTACTGGGGAAGAGGGACACGGCGGAGTACTGCGGCAAGAGGAAGTGCATGGCCAAGTGCGAGAGCCGCTGCCCCGACCAGTGCTTCGTCCTCTGCCCCAGCTGCAAGACGATATGCA TGTGCGACTACTACCCGGGCATCTCGTGCGGCGACCCGCGATTCACCGGTGGCGACGGCAACAACTTCTACTTCCACGGCAAGAAGGACCAGGACTTCTGTGTCCTCTCCGATGCCGATCTCCATGTCAATGCTCATTTCATTGGCACGCATAACCCTGCAACGGGTCGTAACTTCACCTGGATCCAGGCCATCGGCATCCGCTTCGCGGACCACCGCCTCTTCGTCGGCGCCAAGAAGACCGTGAAATGGAACAACCGCGTCGACCGTTTGGAGATGGCCTTGGATGACGAGTCCATCGATCTCCCTACCAAGCTTGACGCACGTTGGGAGTCGGCAGCCATGGCAGGCCTGACCATCACGAGAACCGCCGCAACCAATGGCATCAGAGTGCAGCTCAAGGGGGTGTTTGACATCATGGCCAGTGTGGTGCCTGTGACTGAGAAGGACTCGCGCATCCACAACTACGGTGTCACGGAGGGCGACTGCCTAGCACACATGGACATCGGTTTCAAGTTTCACGATCTCACCGACGATGTGCATGGCGTCCTTGGTCAAACGTACCGCTCCGACTATATTAACAAGCTTAGGGTGAGCGCCAACATGCCGGTGATGGGTGGTGCGACCAGCTATGTATCATCAGACATCTTTGGTGCCGATTGTGCAGTTGCTAGGTTCGGTCGCCGTACCAGCATCTCGATGGTTGCATCAAGTTATAGTTGA